The Nitrospira sp. KM1 genome includes a window with the following:
- a CDS encoding SGNH/GDSL hydrolase family protein: MIGRGQSILALNVLLVIIGTSAGAVVSEMIARTFLSPPAGYSLYSREKDVAHASLAGMVSDPRLLVRLSSGAPGHDERGFRNRQGANAADVVAIGDSQTWGVNVPQDETWPAGLEQLTGLTVYSMSLGGWGPLQYERLAEDALELNPRAILVGFYLGNDIFDSCNHVYGSGSYPEYRRTDRDYAVSLSDLHARLETANGRERVDRAHEWQAGLGNQARLWQGLARHSLVIQILMTRGLLPSIPSVDALYKTADMAWAEMHPEVAAVYYGGGHSTVLTFAYRGVALDLRNACVQDGLRITKDVMSELAALRRTGTDVGMLLIPTKENVYAAANPSLRTRLNKGFAELFEMEQSVKADLSDHCTVLKLVCIDVSPRMTEAIRQEKVLYREDSDGHPIAEGYRVIALAAREALEDMRLEFRNLSEEGR, from the coding sequence ATGATAGGAAGAGGCCAAAGCATACTCGCGCTCAATGTCCTGCTGGTGATCATCGGCACATCGGCAGGAGCCGTTGTTTCCGAAATGATCGCCCGAACATTTCTCAGTCCTCCTGCGGGGTATTCCCTCTATAGTCGTGAAAAAGACGTTGCCCATGCCTCTCTGGCGGGGATGGTTTCAGATCCACGGCTACTCGTTCGCCTTTCATCGGGGGCCCCTGGTCACGACGAAAGAGGATTTCGTAACCGCCAGGGTGCGAACGCCGCTGATGTAGTGGCCATAGGGGATTCACAAACCTGGGGAGTGAACGTTCCACAGGATGAAACCTGGCCTGCCGGATTGGAGCAGCTTACCGGTCTTACGGTGTACTCGATGTCGCTTGGAGGATGGGGACCGCTGCAATACGAGCGGTTAGCCGAGGACGCACTCGAACTGAATCCGAGAGCGATTCTGGTCGGGTTCTATCTCGGAAACGACATTTTCGATAGCTGCAATCACGTGTACGGATCAGGCTCGTACCCCGAATATCGTCGGACCGATCGTGACTATGCCGTATCATTGTCAGATCTGCACGCACGGCTTGAAACGGCCAACGGCAGGGAGAGGGTGGACCGCGCCCACGAATGGCAAGCCGGCCTTGGAAATCAGGCGAGATTGTGGCAGGGACTGGCACGCCACTCGCTGGTCATCCAGATTCTCATGACTCGCGGTCTTCTGCCATCCATCCCCTCCGTCGATGCGCTGTATAAGACGGCCGATATGGCTTGGGCCGAGATGCATCCGGAAGTTGCCGCCGTGTATTATGGAGGCGGCCACAGCACGGTTCTGACATTTGCCTATCGTGGCGTCGCTTTGGATCTTCGCAATGCCTGTGTCCAAGACGGATTGAGGATTACAAAAGATGTCATGAGTGAGTTGGCTGCGCTGCGACGTACGGGCACGGACGTGGGCATGCTGCTCATCCCGACCAAGGAAAACGTCTATGCCGCGGCGAATCCGTCTCTACGGACAAGACTGAACAAAGGTTTTGCCGAGCTCTTTGAAATGGAGCAGTCCGTCAAGGCAGATTTATCGGACCACTGCACGGTATTGAAACTCGTGTGCATCGATGTCTCTCCAAGAATGACTGAAGCGATACGGCAGGAAAAGGTTCTATATAGAGAAGATTCCGACGGTCACCCGATCGCCGAGGGTTATCGGGTCATCGCGCTTGCCGCTCGCGAAGCGCTGGAGGACATGAGACTGGAGTTCAGAAACCTCTCAGAAGAAGGGCGCTAA